The Anopheles coluzzii chromosome 2, AcolN3, whole genome shotgun sequence genome window below encodes:
- the LOC120951765 gene encoding uncharacterized protein LOC120951765 isoform X2, which yields MGSFGALLLTLTLIIGPLAHGAKLGNGVCKNCKNKNAAANSQRLIASPINLLNPDRYEFFTLDDKGKVVKRIMTFKEIQSIVAGSDITELKLFANKNNNDRIVSSVVSNVRNVLNNELNLLNGHDAIDTAEQQQLPISDVINSPHDPPGGTSTMYDVLHKLGENLVTFKPERTTTARPSVTPERTTTTTTTTTTTTTTTPPLEDLTTRWILRTTPKPFTTTAQQVTERATYSTTARPRISSTERTTTARSTVRPVETTTKQRTTTTVRVTERPTTTERPSVRSTEKPAVFKTTSLPSTTVPTTRRTTTERPTTTTTTTTTTTAATTTTTAATTTTTATTTTTAKPIKQSTVGRPSTTTTTSNPTTEALMLKWSASSLASVRSTETPALKPSTTATTTTEPPPMLKQAHPSTVTVRSTDAPTPRTSTAQSTTESSSTKMTLPALAEQPVVVKISATVMKPTEQSVEHSSHRSEEVSESTNFVEYSTEQSSEKWDDSSSGSSSETTTYTTSEETSSEASTELLMNKLNEIVQQPLTVEPVTMNVSDSTTPDSTVSANRVVTSEATEPTLKDTVTEEDDRESLADLDTSDDEYNSTDEELATTSGFITWFTDPISSPSKQQIDAIFKETNAAYDDESKPAITGSTLVDDTLPTTTVTSVEMDSSTAQDSASNSDEQSDEVQLTSLNLDNEETTTAAAAAVATAAEASDDDDDSYFFQTESEQTALQDTSTIPSDAQHAIHKIIESLQSINDDSTSIETEEADSQEAPYTEDIPGMSYDTDAQSSINAIIQSLGQGALGGSESGIFSIATTTDMITTSGEAEPTTTVSEATVKNNSPTKASISTTEKISVPSSTPLSSSSSSVPDVAKTPKPDVVESTETEPETGSFNYNTNIMDTIEKFLSSFASLPKESSYAANLTEMNILSDYPAEINMTDYVDRTATVASVLKFPHTASQEVAADRTEDETDKREDESSLEDAPATIEPEMILPDQPILSETVASFMKLGEMLTMGTRVSSTDENPTPVQQLEVKAAIDEEETELLRFLSICSTLGTTVYNYLLTDDPTSNEGRSMMAGQSLVYSPFATLTTLSMLFLGTRGTTAERINGVIGLDEMTSFNPHLFFKSVAEDLKPKYRRTTARAVDQEGSSFSRTLLSDESRGGLQRFFKARVQEIYSAVAETVDFRQKDMLLRHMSGDFPRDYVDTLKQLRSPLLSISRNRYRHECNSAATTYGTMQFAQGVKRSGGSQSPASSSVALPSVSFRSGFSTGFSKALDATILALPGSTSNVSVFFLKPSPDSDVSTLETHLRNQSISSVLKLFPDETVRSAYTEVQLPYFTQTTIYNMTQSIRRLGLQNLFEPNVANFNGLQDSSTSNLYLSEILQTDSFAMCGGGELGAARNLPFRSFSTNLVKHSVLATDLADGSSSSSKLMRRNRRKLAYRNRSAFDAQQVQDSKLVFDTPFLYLVRHNPTGMVLYMGRFVG from the exons ATGGGGAGCTTCGGAGCTTTGCTGCTTACTTTGACACTGATCATCGGCCCGTTGGCGCACGGTGCCAAGCTGGGCAATGGAGTgtgcaaaaattgcaaaaataa AAATGCCGCTGCCAACAGCCAACGGTTAATAGCGAGCCCAATTAATCTGCTCAATCCCGACCGGTACGAGTTCTTCACGCTGGACGATAAGGGCAAGGTGGTGAAGCGCATTATGACGTTCAAGGAGATACAGAGCATCGTGGCCGGCAGCGACATTACCGAGCTGAAGCTGTTtgccaacaaaaacaacaacgatcgCATCGTATCGAGCGTTGTCTCGAACGTTAGAAACGTTCTGAACAATGAGCTGAATCTGTTGAACGGGCATGATGCGATCGACACagccgaacagcagcagctaccCATCTCGGACGTGATCAATTCACCGCACGATCCCCCCGGTGGTACCTCCACCATGTACGATGTGTTGCACAAGCTGGGTGAAAATTTGGTAACGTTTAAGCCGGAAAGGACCACGACAGCACGCCCATCGGTGACTCCGGAGCGTACAACGACGACCACAACGACTACAACGACCACAACGACCACTACTCCTCCACTGGAAGATCTAACTACACGCTGGATTTTAAGAACGACACCTAAACCGTTCACTACCACGGCACAGCAGGTAACTGAACGAGCAACGTACTCGACAACGGCAAGACCGAGGATAAGCTCAACGGAACGTACCACCACGGCACGGTCCACCGTTCGTCCCGTGGAGACGACAACGAAACAGAGAACTACCACCACTGTACGAGTCACGGAACGACCCACGACCACCGAAAGACCGAGTGTGAGATCTACGGAAAAACCAGCCGTTTTCAAGACGACTTCCCTGCCATCCACGACAGTACCAACCACACGCAGAACTACAACGGAACGGCCAacgacgactacgacgactacgacgaccacgacggcagccaccacgaccaccacggcagccaccacgaccaccacgGCGACAACTACGACTACTGCGAAACCGATAAAACAATCGACTGTTGGTCGTCCgtccacgaccaccaccacctctaaCCCTACTACGGAAGCGTTAATGCTAAAGTGGTCTGCCTCATCGCTAGCCTCCGTACGATCGACAGAAACACCCGCACTGAAACCGTCTACAACGGCGACAACCACAACGGAACCACCGCCAATGTTGAAACAGGCACACCCATCAACGGTTACAGTCCGTTCCACCGATGCACCGACGCCCAGGACATCTACGGCTCAATCCACGACTGAGTCATCGAGCACGAAAATGACATTACCCGCCTTGGCAGAGCAGCCGGTGGTGGTAAAGATTTCAGCTACAGTTATGAAACCAACGGAACAATCGGTCGAACACTCCTCCCACCGATCGGAAGAGGTATCGGAAAGCACCAACTTTGTAGAGTATTCGACCGAACAATCGTCGGAAAAGTGGGACGATAGTAGTAGTGGCTCGAGTAGTGAAACAACTACCTACACTACCTCGGAGGAAACATCATCGGAAGCTTCGACGGAGCTTTTAATGAACAAACTGAACGAAATAGTACAACAGCCACTGACAGTAGAACCGGTAACGATGAATGTATCAGATAGTACTACCCCCGACTCCACGGTTAGTGCAAATCGTGTAGTAACATCGGAAGCTACGGAGCCTACCTTAAAAGATACAGTAACGGAGGAGGATGATCGTGAGTCTTTGGCGGATTTGGACACAAGCGATGATGAGTATAATTCCACCGACGAAGAGCTTGCGACTACCAGTGGATTTATCACGTGGTTTACGGATCCTATTAGCTCGCCGTCAAAGCAACAGATCGATGCAATCTTCAAGGAAACGAACGCGGCGTACGATGATGAATCGAAACCTGCGATCACGGGAAGCACATTGGTGGATGATACCCTTCCTACCACCACCGTCACCTCAGTCGAGATGGATAGCTCAACGGCACAAGATTCTGCCAGCAACAGTGACGAACAGTCTGATGAGGTGCAGCTCACTTCTCTAAATTTGGACAACGAAGAaacgacaacagcagcagcagcagcagtagcaacagcagccgaaGCATcagatgacgatgacgattcCTACTTCTTCCAAACCGAATCGGAGCAAACCGCGCTGCAAGACACCTCCACCATACCATCCGATGCGCAGCACGCTATACATAAGATTATCGAGTCACTCCAATCGATTAACGATGATTCGACCAGTATTGAGACGGAGGAAGCGGACTCACAGGAAGCTCCCTACACGGAGGACATTCCCGGAATGAGCTACGACACGGATGCGCAGAGTTCAATCAACGCCATTATTCAATCGCTCGGCCAAGGTGCGCTCGGTGGTAGCGAGAGTGGCATCTTTTCCATTGCCACCACAACCGATATGATCACCACCTCGGGAGAGGCCGAACCGACGACAACGGTTAGTGAAGCTACTGTCAAAAACAACTCTCCCACCAAAGCATCCATTTCTACCACGGAAAAGATCTCGGTACCGAGCTCTACACCCTTGAGTAGTTCCAGTTCGTCGGTACCCGATGTGGCAAAAACACCTAAACCTGATGTGGTGGAATCCACTGAAACGGAGCCTGAAACGGGAAGCTTCAACTACAACACCAACATAATGGACACGATCGAGAAGTTTTTAAGCAGCTTTGCAAGCCTTCCGAAGGAAAGCAGCTATGCGGCGAACCTTACCGAGATGAACATACTTAGCGACTATCCTGCCGAAATCAACATGACCGACTACGTCGATCGTACGGCAACGGTAGCGTCGGTGTTGAAATTCCCCCACACCGCTAGCCAGGAAGTGGCCGCTGACCGAACGGAAGATGAAACTGACAAGAGGGAAGATGAGTCATCGTTGGAAGATGCACCGGCAACCATCGAGCCGGAAATGATCCTGCCCGATCAACCCATCCTAAGCGAAACGGTCGCTTCCTTTATGAAGCTGGGCGAAATGCTAACCATGGGCACACGGGTAAGCTCCACGGACGAGAACCCCACGCCCGTGCAACAGCTGGAAGTGAAGGCAGCGATCGACGAGGAGGAAACGGAGCTGTTGCGCTTCCTCTCCATCTGCAGTACGCTCGGTACGACCGTGTACAACTACCTGCTAACGGACGACCCAACATCCAACGAGGGGCGATCGATGATGGCTGGACAAAGTTTGGTGTATTCTCCATTTGCCACGCTAACTACGCTCTCGATGCTATTCCTCGGAACACGTGGCACCACAGCAGAACGCATCAACGGTGTAATTGGGCTGGACGAGATGACTTCCTTTAATCCGCATCTGTTCTTCAAATCGGTCGCCGAAGATTTGAAGCCAAAATACAGGCGCACGACTGCACGCGCGGTTGACCAGGAAGGATCGAGCTTCTCCCGGACGTTGCTAAGCGACGAATCGCGCGGAGGGTTGCAGCGATTCTTCAAAGCACGCGTACAGGAAATTTACTCCGCAGTGGCAGAAACGGTTGATTTCCGGCAGAAGGATATGCTGCTCCGGCACATGAGTGGAGATTTTCCGCGAGACTATGTGGACACGCTGAAACAGCTGCGCTCACCGTTGCTGTCCATCAGCAGGAATCGCTATCGC CATGAATGTAACAGTGCCGCTACGACCTACGGTACGATGCAGTTCGCACAGGGTGTTAAACGTTCCGGTGGTAGCCAAAGCCCTGCATCATCCTCCGTTGCACTGCCAAGCGTATCATTCCGCTCCGGCTTTTCGACCGGTTTTTCCAAGGCTCTCGATGCAACCATCCTTGCACTGCCCGGCTCCACCAGCAACGTGTCGGTGTTTTTCCTCAAACCTTCCCCCGACTCGGATGTATCCACTCTCGAGACACACCTCCGGAACCAGAGCATATCGAGCGTGCTGAAGCTGTTCCCCGACGAAACGGTTCGAAGCGCGTACACCGAGGTACAGCTGCCCTACTTCACACAAACCACCATCTACAACATGACCCAAAGCATTCGACGGCTGGGCCTGCAGAATCTGTTCGAGCCGAATGTGGCCAACTTTAACGGGCTGCAAGATTCGTCCACCTCCAACCTCTATCTGTCGGAAATCTTGCAGACGGATTCGTTTGCCAtgtgcggtggtggtgagctGGGAGCAGCGAGGAATTTGCCGTTCCGTAGTTTCTCCACCAATCTGGTCAAGCACAGTGTGCTAGCGACGGATTTGGCTgatggtagcagcagcagtagtaaaCTGATGCGTCGCAATCGTCGAAAGCTTGCGTATCGAAACCGTTCCGCTTTCGATGCGCAACAGGTACAGGATAGCAAGCTGGTGTTTGATACACCGTTTCTGTACTTGGTAAGACACAATCCGACGGGAATGGTCCTTTACATGGGACGTTTTGTAGGTTaa
- the LOC120951765 gene encoding uncharacterized protein LOC120951765 isoform X1, whose product MQVFVSPIAVDRRWHTIRAHGLASCKLQMGSFGALLLTLTLIIGPLAHGAKLGNGVCKNCKNKNAAANSQRLIASPINLLNPDRYEFFTLDDKGKVVKRIMTFKEIQSIVAGSDITELKLFANKNNNDRIVSSVVSNVRNVLNNELNLLNGHDAIDTAEQQQLPISDVINSPHDPPGGTSTMYDVLHKLGENLVTFKPERTTTARPSVTPERTTTTTTTTTTTTTTTPPLEDLTTRWILRTTPKPFTTTAQQVTERATYSTTARPRISSTERTTTARSTVRPVETTTKQRTTTTVRVTERPTTTERPSVRSTEKPAVFKTTSLPSTTVPTTRRTTTERPTTTTTTTTTTTAATTTTTAATTTTTATTTTTAKPIKQSTVGRPSTTTTTSNPTTEALMLKWSASSLASVRSTETPALKPSTTATTTTEPPPMLKQAHPSTVTVRSTDAPTPRTSTAQSTTESSSTKMTLPALAEQPVVVKISATVMKPTEQSVEHSSHRSEEVSESTNFVEYSTEQSSEKWDDSSSGSSSETTTYTTSEETSSEASTELLMNKLNEIVQQPLTVEPVTMNVSDSTTPDSTVSANRVVTSEATEPTLKDTVTEEDDRESLADLDTSDDEYNSTDEELATTSGFITWFTDPISSPSKQQIDAIFKETNAAYDDESKPAITGSTLVDDTLPTTTVTSVEMDSSTAQDSASNSDEQSDEVQLTSLNLDNEETTTAAAAAVATAAEASDDDDDSYFFQTESEQTALQDTSTIPSDAQHAIHKIIESLQSINDDSTSIETEEADSQEAPYTEDIPGMSYDTDAQSSINAIIQSLGQGALGGSESGIFSIATTTDMITTSGEAEPTTTVSEATVKNNSPTKASISTTEKISVPSSTPLSSSSSSVPDVAKTPKPDVVESTETEPETGSFNYNTNIMDTIEKFLSSFASLPKESSYAANLTEMNILSDYPAEINMTDYVDRTATVASVLKFPHTASQEVAADRTEDETDKREDESSLEDAPATIEPEMILPDQPILSETVASFMKLGEMLTMGTRVSSTDENPTPVQQLEVKAAIDEEETELLRFLSICSTLGTTVYNYLLTDDPTSNEGRSMMAGQSLVYSPFATLTTLSMLFLGTRGTTAERINGVIGLDEMTSFNPHLFFKSVAEDLKPKYRRTTARAVDQEGSSFSRTLLSDESRGGLQRFFKARVQEIYSAVAETVDFRQKDMLLRHMSGDFPRDYVDTLKQLRSPLLSISRNRYRHECNSAATTYGTMQFAQGVKRSGGSQSPASSSVALPSVSFRSGFSTGFSKALDATILALPGSTSNVSVFFLKPSPDSDVSTLETHLRNQSISSVLKLFPDETVRSAYTEVQLPYFTQTTIYNMTQSIRRLGLQNLFEPNVANFNGLQDSSTSNLYLSEILQTDSFAMCGGGELGAARNLPFRSFSTNLVKHSVLATDLADGSSSSSKLMRRNRRKLAYRNRSAFDAQQVQDSKLVFDTPFLYLVRHNPTGMVLYMGRFVG is encoded by the exons ATGCAAG TGTTTGTTTCGCCAATCGCAGTCGATCGCAGGTGGCACACTATACGCGCACACGGTTTGGCTTCTTGCAAGCTTCAAATGGGGAGCTTCGGAGCTTTGCTGCTTACTTTGACACTGATCATCGGCCCGTTGGCGCACGGTGCCAAGCTGGGCAATGGAGTgtgcaaaaattgcaaaaataa AAATGCCGCTGCCAACAGCCAACGGTTAATAGCGAGCCCAATTAATCTGCTCAATCCCGACCGGTACGAGTTCTTCACGCTGGACGATAAGGGCAAGGTGGTGAAGCGCATTATGACGTTCAAGGAGATACAGAGCATCGTGGCCGGCAGCGACATTACCGAGCTGAAGCTGTTtgccaacaaaaacaacaacgatcgCATCGTATCGAGCGTTGTCTCGAACGTTAGAAACGTTCTGAACAATGAGCTGAATCTGTTGAACGGGCATGATGCGATCGACACagccgaacagcagcagctaccCATCTCGGACGTGATCAATTCACCGCACGATCCCCCCGGTGGTACCTCCACCATGTACGATGTGTTGCACAAGCTGGGTGAAAATTTGGTAACGTTTAAGCCGGAAAGGACCACGACAGCACGCCCATCGGTGACTCCGGAGCGTACAACGACGACCACAACGACTACAACGACCACAACGACCACTACTCCTCCACTGGAAGATCTAACTACACGCTGGATTTTAAGAACGACACCTAAACCGTTCACTACCACGGCACAGCAGGTAACTGAACGAGCAACGTACTCGACAACGGCAAGACCGAGGATAAGCTCAACGGAACGTACCACCACGGCACGGTCCACCGTTCGTCCCGTGGAGACGACAACGAAACAGAGAACTACCACCACTGTACGAGTCACGGAACGACCCACGACCACCGAAAGACCGAGTGTGAGATCTACGGAAAAACCAGCCGTTTTCAAGACGACTTCCCTGCCATCCACGACAGTACCAACCACACGCAGAACTACAACGGAACGGCCAacgacgactacgacgactacgacgaccacgacggcagccaccacgaccaccacggcagccaccacgaccaccacgGCGACAACTACGACTACTGCGAAACCGATAAAACAATCGACTGTTGGTCGTCCgtccacgaccaccaccacctctaaCCCTACTACGGAAGCGTTAATGCTAAAGTGGTCTGCCTCATCGCTAGCCTCCGTACGATCGACAGAAACACCCGCACTGAAACCGTCTACAACGGCGACAACCACAACGGAACCACCGCCAATGTTGAAACAGGCACACCCATCAACGGTTACAGTCCGTTCCACCGATGCACCGACGCCCAGGACATCTACGGCTCAATCCACGACTGAGTCATCGAGCACGAAAATGACATTACCCGCCTTGGCAGAGCAGCCGGTGGTGGTAAAGATTTCAGCTACAGTTATGAAACCAACGGAACAATCGGTCGAACACTCCTCCCACCGATCGGAAGAGGTATCGGAAAGCACCAACTTTGTAGAGTATTCGACCGAACAATCGTCGGAAAAGTGGGACGATAGTAGTAGTGGCTCGAGTAGTGAAACAACTACCTACACTACCTCGGAGGAAACATCATCGGAAGCTTCGACGGAGCTTTTAATGAACAAACTGAACGAAATAGTACAACAGCCACTGACAGTAGAACCGGTAACGATGAATGTATCAGATAGTACTACCCCCGACTCCACGGTTAGTGCAAATCGTGTAGTAACATCGGAAGCTACGGAGCCTACCTTAAAAGATACAGTAACGGAGGAGGATGATCGTGAGTCTTTGGCGGATTTGGACACAAGCGATGATGAGTATAATTCCACCGACGAAGAGCTTGCGACTACCAGTGGATTTATCACGTGGTTTACGGATCCTATTAGCTCGCCGTCAAAGCAACAGATCGATGCAATCTTCAAGGAAACGAACGCGGCGTACGATGATGAATCGAAACCTGCGATCACGGGAAGCACATTGGTGGATGATACCCTTCCTACCACCACCGTCACCTCAGTCGAGATGGATAGCTCAACGGCACAAGATTCTGCCAGCAACAGTGACGAACAGTCTGATGAGGTGCAGCTCACTTCTCTAAATTTGGACAACGAAGAaacgacaacagcagcagcagcagcagtagcaacagcagccgaaGCATcagatgacgatgacgattcCTACTTCTTCCAAACCGAATCGGAGCAAACCGCGCTGCAAGACACCTCCACCATACCATCCGATGCGCAGCACGCTATACATAAGATTATCGAGTCACTCCAATCGATTAACGATGATTCGACCAGTATTGAGACGGAGGAAGCGGACTCACAGGAAGCTCCCTACACGGAGGACATTCCCGGAATGAGCTACGACACGGATGCGCAGAGTTCAATCAACGCCATTATTCAATCGCTCGGCCAAGGTGCGCTCGGTGGTAGCGAGAGTGGCATCTTTTCCATTGCCACCACAACCGATATGATCACCACCTCGGGAGAGGCCGAACCGACGACAACGGTTAGTGAAGCTACTGTCAAAAACAACTCTCCCACCAAAGCATCCATTTCTACCACGGAAAAGATCTCGGTACCGAGCTCTACACCCTTGAGTAGTTCCAGTTCGTCGGTACCCGATGTGGCAAAAACACCTAAACCTGATGTGGTGGAATCCACTGAAACGGAGCCTGAAACGGGAAGCTTCAACTACAACACCAACATAATGGACACGATCGAGAAGTTTTTAAGCAGCTTTGCAAGCCTTCCGAAGGAAAGCAGCTATGCGGCGAACCTTACCGAGATGAACATACTTAGCGACTATCCTGCCGAAATCAACATGACCGACTACGTCGATCGTACGGCAACGGTAGCGTCGGTGTTGAAATTCCCCCACACCGCTAGCCAGGAAGTGGCCGCTGACCGAACGGAAGATGAAACTGACAAGAGGGAAGATGAGTCATCGTTGGAAGATGCACCGGCAACCATCGAGCCGGAAATGATCCTGCCCGATCAACCCATCCTAAGCGAAACGGTCGCTTCCTTTATGAAGCTGGGCGAAATGCTAACCATGGGCACACGGGTAAGCTCCACGGACGAGAACCCCACGCCCGTGCAACAGCTGGAAGTGAAGGCAGCGATCGACGAGGAGGAAACGGAGCTGTTGCGCTTCCTCTCCATCTGCAGTACGCTCGGTACGACCGTGTACAACTACCTGCTAACGGACGACCCAACATCCAACGAGGGGCGATCGATGATGGCTGGACAAAGTTTGGTGTATTCTCCATTTGCCACGCTAACTACGCTCTCGATGCTATTCCTCGGAACACGTGGCACCACAGCAGAACGCATCAACGGTGTAATTGGGCTGGACGAGATGACTTCCTTTAATCCGCATCTGTTCTTCAAATCGGTCGCCGAAGATTTGAAGCCAAAATACAGGCGCACGACTGCACGCGCGGTTGACCAGGAAGGATCGAGCTTCTCCCGGACGTTGCTAAGCGACGAATCGCGCGGAGGGTTGCAGCGATTCTTCAAAGCACGCGTACAGGAAATTTACTCCGCAGTGGCAGAAACGGTTGATTTCCGGCAGAAGGATATGCTGCTCCGGCACATGAGTGGAGATTTTCCGCGAGACTATGTGGACACGCTGAAACAGCTGCGCTCACCGTTGCTGTCCATCAGCAGGAATCGCTATCGC CATGAATGTAACAGTGCCGCTACGACCTACGGTACGATGCAGTTCGCACAGGGTGTTAAACGTTCCGGTGGTAGCCAAAGCCCTGCATCATCCTCCGTTGCACTGCCAAGCGTATCATTCCGCTCCGGCTTTTCGACCGGTTTTTCCAAGGCTCTCGATGCAACCATCCTTGCACTGCCCGGCTCCACCAGCAACGTGTCGGTGTTTTTCCTCAAACCTTCCCCCGACTCGGATGTATCCACTCTCGAGACACACCTCCGGAACCAGAGCATATCGAGCGTGCTGAAGCTGTTCCCCGACGAAACGGTTCGAAGCGCGTACACCGAGGTACAGCTGCCCTACTTCACACAAACCACCATCTACAACATGACCCAAAGCATTCGACGGCTGGGCCTGCAGAATCTGTTCGAGCCGAATGTGGCCAACTTTAACGGGCTGCAAGATTCGTCCACCTCCAACCTCTATCTGTCGGAAATCTTGCAGACGGATTCGTTTGCCAtgtgcggtggtggtgagctGGGAGCAGCGAGGAATTTGCCGTTCCGTAGTTTCTCCACCAATCTGGTCAAGCACAGTGTGCTAGCGACGGATTTGGCTgatggtagcagcagcagtagtaaaCTGATGCGTCGCAATCGTCGAAAGCTTGCGTATCGAAACCGTTCCGCTTTCGATGCGCAACAGGTACAGGATAGCAAGCTGGTGTTTGATACACCGTTTCTGTACTTGGTAAGACACAATCCGACGGGAATGGTCCTTTACATGGGACGTTTTGTAGGTTaa